In one window of Ruminococcus albus AD2013 DNA:
- the thrH gene encoding bifunctional phosphoserine phosphatase/homoserine phosphotransferase ThrH, with protein MIVTCLDLEGVLVPEIWIAFAEASGIPELKKTTRDEPDYDKLMQYRLAILKEHGLGLKEIQDTIAKIDPMPGAKEFLDELRDCCQVLILSDTFTQFAKPLMKKLGMPTIFCNELVVADNGEITGYKMRCEKSKLTTVKALQSCGFETIASGDSYNDLGMILNSRAGYLFRSTDQIKADYPQLPAFETYDELLSAIKAEIAK; from the coding sequence ATGATAGTTACTTGTCTTGACCTTGAGGGCGTTCTGGTTCCTGAAATATGGATAGCTTTTGCAGAAGCCAGCGGTATCCCCGAGCTTAAAAAGACCACAAGAGATGAACCTGATTATGATAAGCTCATGCAGTATCGTCTTGCTATACTCAAAGAGCATGGTCTGGGTCTGAAGGAGATACAGGATACCATTGCAAAAATCGATCCTATGCCCGGTGCTAAGGAGTTTCTTGATGAACTCAGAGACTGCTGCCAGGTACTTATCCTGAGTGATACTTTCACACAGTTCGCAAAGCCCCTTATGAAGAAGCTTGGTATGCCTACCATATTCTGCAATGAACTGGTAGTTGCTGACAACGGCGAGATCACAGGCTACAAGATGCGTTGTGAGAAGTCAAAGCTCACTACTGTTAAGGCTCTTCAGTCCTGCGGTTTCGAGACTATTGCAAGCGGTGACAGCTACAACGATCTCGGCATGATACTGAACAGTCGTGCAGGTTATCTGTTCAGAAGCACTGATCAGATAAAGGCTGATTATCCTCAGCTTCCCGCATTCGAGACTTATGATGAACTTCTTTCAGCTATCAAGGCTGAGATAGCTAAATAA